TCGGGCTTCCGCAACAAGCTGGTCGTGACGGCCAACTGGACCTATCGGCTCTTCACGCACCAGCGCGGCACCCGCGTAATTGTCGAAACTAACAGCGAGCGCGGGGTGAAGCAGCTCGTGTAGGGCAGGAAGGAGTTAGAAATTAAAAAGAACGTCATGCTAACGACGGGAAGCATCTCGCTCGCGTAACTAACCTCAAGTAGTAGGTTTACATGCGTGAGCGAGATGCTTCCCGTCGTTAGCATGACGTTCTTTTTAATTTCTAACTTCTACATCTTAACCCTTAACTCACTTACCGCTCTCTTATGCGCTTCTCGCTCGGCCTGCTGGCCACTTTCGGGCTATTAGCCTGCACCTCTTCGCCTTCGGCAACTACAACCACGGCGGCCCAAACCCCGGCCAGCGCCTTTCCCGAAACCTTTGAGACGGGCCACAAGGGCGCTTATGAGACCGCGGATGAGCAGCTGGCTACCGGCCCGTGGCTATTTACCAATGCCTTGATTGGCAGCACCGAGCAGGACCACAAAGACGGCGCGCACGCCGCCCGCCTGCGGGCCGATGGCAAGCTCACGATGCAGTTTGACGCGCCGGCCGGAGTGCGCAAAATCAGTTTGCTGGCGGCTTCCTACGGGCAGGATGGCCCCAGCACTTGGGAGCTATGGGTGAGCCGCGACCACGGCCGCACCTGGCAGCGCAACGGCCAGCCCCAAACCACTAGCGGCCCCGCGCTGCGGCCGGCCGTGTTTGAGGGGGTAGCCGCCGAGCCCCTGCGCCTGGAAATTCGCAAAACCGACGCGGGCAAGGGCCGGCTCAACCTCGATGACATCAGCCTCGAAACGGCCAGCGGCGCGGTAGCGGTTGCGCCGGCGGGCCTGCCGGTTCCTGCCCCTACCCCCCCCACCCCGGCCAATGACTACTTCAAGAACCGGAACAACCCAACCACCAGGAGCCAGGAGCCCCGGACCCGGAACCAGGAACCGACAACCCGGAACCAACAACCCGGAGCCAGCGGCCAGGAATCGGGAACCGCCGATAACCTATTGCTCGGTAACCCCAGCGGCGCGACCTCCGACCCGAACAACCCGACCAATTACCTCTACATCCACCCGCAGTACACGACGGGCTACAACGCCCAGCGCGGCACGCCGGTTTGGACGAGCTGGCACGTGGGCCAGGCCGACCTCACCAAGAACGCACCGCGCCAGAACGACTTTCGGGCTGACCCCGGCCTACCCCGGCAGTTTTACCAGGTATCGCCGCAGAGCTACGCCGGCTCGGGCTTCGACAAGGGTCACAACTGTCCCAGCGGCGACCGCACGTCCTCGCTGGACAACAATTCGGCCACCTTCCTAATGAGTAACATGGTGCCCCAGGCTCCGCAAAACAACCAGCAAACCTGGGCGCACCTCGAAGAATACACCCGCAGCCAGGTTGAAAACGGCCAGGAAGCCTACGTCATTATGGGCAGCTACGGCCGCGGCGGCACCGGCAAAAACGGCCCCGCCAGCACCCTCGACCAAGGCCGCGTGTCGGTACCGGCCCGCATTTGGAAAGTGGTGGTCTTCCTGCCCGAAGGCGACAACGACCTCCAGCGCATCATCGCCGGCCAGGCCCGCGTGGTGGCCATCGACACGCCCAACGACAACAGCATCAACCCACAGTGGACGCAGTATTTGACCTCGGTGGATAAGATTGAGGCCGCCTCGGGCCTGGATATTCTCAGCGCCCTACCCCCCGCCACGCAGGCGCAGCTGCAAAGCGGAGTGGATAGCGGGCGCGCGCGCTAGGAGCGGCAATAAAAATCATTTATCCTTGCGAGCGCAGCACGGCAATCTTTCCTTCCGTCAGGGGTAGTAAACCCAACGATGCGAACGACAAGGAAAGATTGCCGCGCTGCGCTCGCAAGGACAATACTCCCTTACCTACCCCATGTACCGCTTGCTAACCTACCTTTTTGCCTCGGTCTGGCTGATTAACGGCTTGCTGTGCAAAGTACTGGGCCTGGTGCCGCGCCACGAGGCCATTGTGGCGCGCATTCTGGGGCCGGCCCACGCGGGGCTACTCACGCGCCTCATCGGGCTGGCCGAAATCGGCATGGCGGTGTGGCTACTGAGCGGCATTCGGCGGCGCTGGTGCGTGCTGGCACAAATAGTTTTGGTGGCGAGTATGAACTCACTGGAATTCGCACTGGCTCCCGACCTGCTGCTGTGGGGCCGCTTCAACGCCGTGTTTGCTGGCTTGTTCGTGCTGCTGCTGTATTATTACGAATTCGTGCTGCCCCGCCCTACCCCTACCCCCCTGCGCTGATGCTGGCTTGGCTGAAAACTCATCCGTTCGCAGTCGAGGCGTTTTTTACGCGCTCGCTGGTACTCACGTTTGCCGCGCCGGCCGCCGAGGTGCAGGCGCTGCTGCCCGCCCCGCTCGTGGCCGATACCTGGCAGGATGAGTGGGCCTTTCTGGCCGTGGCACTGGTAGAAACCCGCGCCCTGCGGCCCAAGGGTTTCCCGGCTTTTCTGGGTCAGGATTTTTGCCTGGTGGGCTACCGGGCCTTTGTGCGCTACGTCACGCCGGCCGGCAAACGCCTGCGCGGCCTCTACATTCTGCGCTCCGAAACCGACCGCCGGCGCATGGTGCTGCTTGGCAACGCGTTCACCCACTACGGCTACGCGCACGTTGACCTGAGCCTGACCAATACGCCGGGCGGGGGCCTGGCGGCCTCGTCGCGCCGGGGCAATTTTGATGTCGCTGTGGGCGCGCCCGATGCGGCGGTGGCGCTGCCGGCTGGCTCGCCCTTCGCCACTTGGGCCGAGGCGCGGCGCTTTGCCGGGCCCCTACCCTTCACGTTTGCGGTGGAGGCCGAGCGGCGGCGCGTCGTCATTGTGGAGGGCGTGCGCGCGCACTGGCAGCCGCAGGCCGTGGCCGTGGCGCGGGCACAAGTGGGTTTTCTGGAAGCGCTGCCGCTGAGTAAGCTGGTGCTGACCAATGCCTTTTTGCTGCGCGACGTGCCGTATTCCTGGAAAAAAGGCCGCACCGAATTATGGCACCCGTAAGAAAACCGCTCCAGGGCCTGCGCAACATCGTGCGCTTCAATTGGCACTTCTACGCCCTAGCGCTGGGGGCCGGGCTGGCGCTGGGCTTGGCGGCGGCGCTGGCCCCGGCCCCATTCGGGCGTTGGGCGGGGGCAGGGCTGGTATTGGTGCTGGCTCCAGTAGTCGTCTCGCTGGCGGTGTCGGCCTACGTGTACGATGGCGCGGGCCTCTACGCGCTGGGCTGGCTGCCGGCGGGCGTGGGGCCGGCCGCCGGCCGCACGCTGCTCACCGTGAGCGCGGGCTTCGACGAAATCAGCCCCCTACTGCGGCAGCGCTACCCGGCCGGAAAGTTGCTGGCCCTCGATTTTTACGACCCGGCCCGCCACACGGAGGTATCCATCGCGCGAGCGCGGCGAGCCTACCCCCCGCCGCCCGGCGCGCTGCCCGTCACGACTGAAGCCCTACCCCTGCCCGACCACGCCGCCGACGCGGCGCTGGCCTTCATGGTTGCCCACGAAATCCGCGACCCTGCCGAGCGCGCCGCTTTTTTCCGCGAAATCCGGCGCGTGACGCGGGCCGGCGGACCCATCGTGGTGGTGGAACACCTGCGCGACGCGGCCAATTTCCTGGCCTATACCATCGGCTTTTTCCACTTTCACTCGCGGCGCGCCTGGCTGGCCACCTTCCGGGCGGCGGGCCTGCATTTGACGCAGGAAATCAAGCTCACGCCGTTCGTATCGGCGTTTATTTTGCATGATGATGCAGCTTCAGCTTGAGCTTATCGGGGGCTTGCTGGTGGCGCTGGCGCTGCTGCACGCGGGCTTCGGCCGATACTTCCACTGGCGGCGCGAGCTGGCCCCGCTCAGCCTTATCAACCGCCAGCTAATGCACGTGCACACGTTTTTTGTGGCT
The genomic region above belongs to Hymenobacter psoromatis and contains:
- a CDS encoding DNA/RNA non-specific endonuclease, with amino-acid sequence MRFSLGLLATFGLLACTSSPSATTTTAAQTPASAFPETFETGHKGAYETADEQLATGPWLFTNALIGSTEQDHKDGAHAARLRADGKLTMQFDAPAGVRKISLLAASYGQDGPSTWELWVSRDHGRTWQRNGQPQTTSGPALRPAVFEGVAAEPLRLEIRKTDAGKGRLNLDDISLETASGAVAVAPAGLPVPAPTPPTPANDYFKNRNNPTTRSQEPRTRNQEPTTRNQQPGASGQESGTADNLLLGNPSGATSDPNNPTNYLYIHPQYTTGYNAQRGTPVWTSWHVGQADLTKNAPRQNDFRADPGLPRQFYQVSPQSYAGSGFDKGHNCPSGDRTSSLDNNSATFLMSNMVPQAPQNNQQTWAHLEEYTRSQVENGQEAYVIMGSYGRGGTGKNGPASTLDQGRVSVPARIWKVVVFLPEGDNDLQRIIAGQARVVAIDTPNDNSINPQWTQYLTSVDKIEAASGLDILSALPPATQAQLQSGVDSGRAR
- a CDS encoding class I SAM-dependent methyltransferase; translation: MAPVRKPLQGLRNIVRFNWHFYALALGAGLALGLAAALAPAPFGRWAGAGLVLVLAPVVVSLAVSAYVYDGAGLYALGWLPAGVGPAAGRTLLTVSAGFDEISPLLRQRYPAGKLLALDFYDPARHTEVSIARARRAYPPPPGALPVTTEALPLPDHAADAALAFMVAHEIRDPAERAAFFREIRRVTRAGGPIVVVEHLRDAANFLAYTIGFFHFHSRRAWLATFRAAGLHLTQEIKLTPFVSAFILHDDAASA
- a CDS encoding DoxX-like family protein; the protein is MYRLLTYLFASVWLINGLLCKVLGLVPRHEAIVARILGPAHAGLLTRLIGLAEIGMAVWLLSGIRRRWCVLAQIVLVASMNSLEFALAPDLLLWGRFNAVFAGLFVLLLYYYEFVLPRPTPTPLR
- a CDS encoding DUF2071 domain-containing protein, encoding MLAWLKTHPFAVEAFFTRSLVLTFAAPAAEVQALLPAPLVADTWQDEWAFLAVALVETRALRPKGFPAFLGQDFCLVGYRAFVRYVTPAGKRLRGLYILRSETDRRRMVLLGNAFTHYGYAHVDLSLTNTPGGGLAASSRRGNFDVAVGAPDAAVALPAGSPFATWAEARRFAGPLPFTFAVEAERRRVVIVEGVRAHWQPQAVAVARAQVGFLEALPLSKLVLTNAFLLRDVPYSWKKGRTELWHP